From Strix uralensis isolate ZFMK-TIS-50842 unplaced genomic scaffold, bStrUra1 scaffold_131, whole genome shotgun sequence, the proteins below share one genomic window:
- the ZC3H4 gene encoding zinc finger CCCH domain-containing protein 4 isoform X4, giving the protein MTSPTTARTRTSVPGRRGTGNTGSTAPPTPPAPLQKKGYSKMESKAYGLYEDYENEEYGQYEGEEDEEIGKEDYDDFAKELNQYRRAKEGSHRGRGGRGRGRGYRGRGGRGGMRGGRGMGRGNRGRGRGDHPEEEEELYDEEMEYCENEEPLGDDDYDDYSKELNQYRRSKENRGRGLNRGRGRGPRGRGNKGMGRGRGRGGNRSGMGKGGGMNDDDDYYDEDMGDGGGGGNYRRNDHDKPHQQSDKKGKVICKYFVEGRCTWGDHCNFSHDIELPKKRELCKFYITGYCARAENCPYMHGDFPCKLFHTTGNCINGDDCMFSHDPLTEETRELLDKMLADDAEAGAEDEKEVEELKKQGINPLPKPPPGVGLLPTPPRPPGPPAPTSPNGRLMPGGPPPPPPPPLPPPGPQMPPPMHEPLSPQQLQQQQDMYKKIPSLFEIVVRPTGQLAEKLGVRHPGPPPPRFPGPGGPPGPMPGPMHPDMHPDMHPDMHPDMHPDMHPDMHPDMHPDMHPDMPMGPGMNPGPPMGPGPPMMPYGPDDSPHSGMMPPVPPAQGFYDNFYQQQEGLEMDHGMMGDPEDYGGYEDMEGPPGEHMFPDPALDHDALCEGGPSGLAKPPGSIPDFMPSAQRALYLRIQQKQQEEEERARRLAESSKQERENEEGDTGNWYSSDEDDGGSSVTSILKTLRQQSSGRAHPQPPHAELGPPSGVSDPRLQKPPAGGGGGGGRPADPRLRDPRLSRGADLSLPPLPGDSGPTDPRLARHIPSSAPKPEAPHSQKPPLLPDEEEGERVLRDKPVSIPLDALPPHSLRDPRSQLQQFSHIKKDVVLHKPNFARMILWSPEDLIPLPVPKQEFVPVPAALQAMPTLDPRLNRPQTGLSDPRQRGAAAADASSSSSSSSSSSSSASSGAGLPDFELLSRILKTVNAAGGPSPGDKPSDPRVRKAPADPRLQKSAETGVSRIAKSPETAAGGGEAAPAIAPYDPRLLTAGGLSKGSGQSSVLSAISLYDPRTPSSGKTSESPNEGNSASKSSDSGKTPAKTKEPLFVRRSALDQPETEKASAESATDRYNSYNRPRPKGTAGGPPAPETTPQPGVHNLPVPPVYGMVKQSAKSGSGSPFAGNSPARDGEQQDAASLKDVFKGFDPTASPFCQ; this is encoded by the exons ATGACTTCTCCGACTACAGCGAGGACTCGGACTTCAGTCCCGGGGAGAAGGGGCACAGGAAATACCGGGAGTACAGCCCCCCCTACTCCTCC CGCTCCCCTGCAGAAGAAGGGCTACTCGAAAATGGAGAGCAAAGCGTACGGCCTGTACGAGGACTACGAGAACGAGGAGTACGGCCAGTACGAgggggaggaggatgaagagatCGGCAAGGAGGACTACGACGACTTTGCGAAGGAGCTGAACCAGTACCGGAGGGCGAAGGAGGGCTCGCACCGCGGCCGAG GTGGCCGCGGGCGAGGCCGAGGGTACCGCGGGCGAGGCGGCCGAGGGGGAATGAGAGGAGGCCGAGGCATGGGCCGGGGCAACCGCGGGCGAGGCCGGGGCGACCAccccgaggaagaggaggagctgtACGACGAGGAGATGGAA TACTGCGAGAACGAGGAGCCCCTCGGCGACGACGACTACGACGACTACTCCAAGGAGCTCAACCAGTACCGCCGGAGCAAGGAGAACCGCGGGCGGG GGCTGAATCGAGGACGCGGGCGCGGCCCCCGAGGACGAGGAAATAAAGGGATGGGCAGAGGACGAGGCAGAGGCGGCAACAGGAGCGGGATGGGGAAAGGCGGCGGCATGAACGACGACGACGATTACTACGACGAGGACATGGGG GACGGAGGAGGCGGCGGAAATTACCGGCGGAACGACCACGACAAACCCCACCAGCAGTCGGATAAGAAAGGGAAAGTGATCTGCAAATACTTTGTGGAGGGCAGATGCACCTGG GGCGACCACTGCAATTTCAGTCACGACATCGAACTGCCAAAGAAACGGGAACTCTGCAAGTTCTACATCACCGGCTACTGCGCCAGGGCCGAGAACTGCCCCTACATGCACG GGGACTTCCCCTGCAAGCTCTTCCACACCACGGGCAACTGCATCAACGGGGACGACTGCATGTTTTCCCACGATCCCCTCACGGAGGAGACGCGGGAGCTCCTGGATAAG ATGCTGGCGGACGACGCCGAAGCGGGCGCAGAGGATGAGAAAGAAGTGGAGGAGCTGAAGAAACAGGGCATCAACCCTCTCCCCAAACCGCCCCCCGGCGTGGGCTtgcttcccacccccccccgccctcccgggCCGCCGGCTCCCACCTCTCCCAACGGCAGACTGATGCCCGGGGGTCCTCctccccctccgccgccgccgctgccgcccccggGGCCGCAGATGCCGCCGCCGATGCACGAGCCTCTGTCGccgcagcagctgcagcagcagcaggacatgtACAAGAAAATCCCTTCGCTCTTCGAGATCGTGGTACGGCCCACGGGGCAGCTGGCCGAGAAACTGGGCGTCAG gcACCCAGGTCCGCCTCCCCCCAGGTTCCCCGGGCCAGGAGGGCCCCCAGGACCGATGCCTGGCCCCATGCACCCCGACATGCACCCCGACATGCACCCCGACATGCACCCGGACATGCACCCCGACATGCACCCCGACATGCACCCCGATATGCACCCGGACATGCACCCGGACATGCCGATGGGTCCGGGAATGAATCCTGGCCCCCCCATGGGTCCGGGGCCCCCCATGATGCCCTACGGACCCGACGACTCCCCCCACTCCGGCATGATGCCGCCCGTCCCGCCGGCGCAAGGTTTTTACGATAATTTCTACCAGCAGCAAGAAGGTTTGGAGATGGATCACGGCATGATGGGAGACCCAG AAGACTACGGCGGGTACGAGGACATGGAAGGGCCTCCCGGGGAGCACATGTTCCCCGATCCGGCCCTGGATCACGACGCCCTGTGCGAGGGGGGCCCCTCCGGCTTGGCGAAACCTCCGGGCAGCATCCCCGATTTCATGCCGTCGGCGCAGAGAGCGCTTTACCTGCGCatccagcagaagcagcaggaggaagaggagagagcccGCAGATTAGCCGAGAGCAGCAAGCAGGAACGCGAGAACGAGGAAG gcGACACCGGGAACTGGTATTCCAGCGACGAAGACGACGGGGGCAGCAGCGTCACCTCCATCCTGAAAACCCTGCGGCAGCAAAGCTCCGGCCGagctcacccccagcccccccacgcCGAGCTCGGCCCCCCCTCGGGCGTCAGCGACCCTCGCCTGCAGAAgcccccggcgggggggggcggcggcggcggccgtcCCGCCGACCCGCGGCTCCGCGACCCCCGGCTTTCCCGCGGCGCCGACCTCTCCCTCCCGCCTCTGCCGGGGGATTCGGGCCCCACCGACCCCCGCCTGGCGCGACACATTCCCTCCTCCGCCCCCAAACCGGAGGCTCCTCATTCCCAGAAACCCCCCCTGCTCCCTGACGAGGAGGAAGGCGAGAGGGTTTTACGGGATAAACCCGTCAGCATCCCCTTGGATGCTCTCCCGCCTCATTCCCTGCGGGACCCTCGCTCCCAGCTCCAGCAGTTCAGCCACATCAAAAAAGACGTCGTCCTGCACAAACCCAACTTCGCCCGCATGATCCTCTGGAGCCCCGAGGACCTGATCCCGCTGCCCGTCCCCAAGCAGGAGTTtgtccccgtccccgccgcccTCCAGGCCATGCCCACCCTCGATCCGCGGCTCAACAGACCCCAAACGGGCCTTTCCGACCCCAGGCagcgcggggcagcggcggcggacgcctcctcctcctcctcgtcctcctcgtcttcctcctcctcggcctCCTCGGGCGCCGGCCTCCCCGATTTCGAGCTCTTATCGAGGATTTTAAAGACTGTGAACGCGGCCGGCGGCCCCTCGCCCGGCGACAAACCCAGCGATCCTCGCGTGCGCAAAGCCCCCGCCGACCCCCGCTTGCAAAAATCCGCGGAAACGGGGGTTTCTCGAATCGCTAAAAGCCCCGAaacggcggcgggggggggcgaggcCGCCCCGGCCATCGCTCCCTACGACCCGCGGCTGCTGACGGCCGGCGGGCTCAGCAAGGGCAGCGGCCAGAGCAGCGTCCTCAGCGCCATCAGCCTCTACGACCCCAGGACTCCCAGTTCGGGCAAAACCTCCGAATCTCCGAACGAAGGAAATTCCGCTTCGAAATCATCCGATTCCGGTAAAACCCCCGCTAAAACCAAGGAACCTCTTTTCGTCCGACGATCGGCTTTGGATCAACCCGAAACGGAGAAAGCGAGCGCCGAATCCGCCACGGACAGGTACAACAGTTACAACCGGCCTCGTCCCAAAGGCACCGCCGGGGGTCCCCCCgccccagaaaccaccccccaGCCCGGCGTCCAcaacctcccagtgcccccagtttaCGGAATGGTCAAACAAAGCGCCAAATCGGGCTCGGGGAGCCCCTTCGCGGGGAACAGCCCGGCGCGGGACGGCGAGCAGCAGGACGCCGCCTCCCTCAAAGACGTCTTCAAGGGCTTCGACCCCACGGCTTCGCCTTTTTGccagtaa
- the ZC3H4 gene encoding zinc finger CCCH domain-containing protein 4 isoform X2, with protein MSVDSGKNFPPIGVFGDTDSSLAAMAPSPRPRSDSPREDGELEEGELEDDGGEEAQDPSESQERGRKEKGEKHHSDSDDEKAHRRMKRKRRKEREKEKRRSKKKRKSKHKRHASSSDDFSDYSEDSDFSPGEKGHRKYREYSPPYSSSHQQYPSSHSAPLQKKGYSKMESKAYGLYEDYENEEYGQYEGEEDEEIGKEDYDDFAKELNQYRRAKEGSHRGRGGRGRGRGYRGRGGRGGMRGGRGMGRGNRGRGRGDHPEEEEELYDEEMEYCENEEPLGDDDYDDYSKELNQYRRSKENRGRGLNRGRGRGPRGRGNKGMGRGRGRGGNRSGMGKGGGMNDDDDYYDEDMGDGGGGGNYRRNDHDKPHQQSDKKGKVICKYFVEGRCTWGDHCNFSHDIELPKKRELCKFYITGYCARAENCPYMHGDFPCKLFHTTGNCINGDDCMFSHDPLTEETRELLDKMLADDAEAGAEDEKEVEELKKQGINPLPKPPPGVGLLPTPPRPPGPPAPTSPNGRLMPGGPPPPPPPPLPPPGPQMPPPMHEPLSPQQLQQQQDMYKKIPSLFEIVVRPTGQLAEKLGVRHPGPPPPRFPGPGGPPGPMPGPMHPDMHPDMHPDMHPDMHPDMHPDMHPDMHPDMHPDMPMGPGMNPGPPMGPGPPMMPYGPDDSPHSGMMPPVPPAQGFYDNFYQQQEGLEMDHGMMGDPEDYGGYEDMEGPPGEHMFPDPALDHDALCEGGPSGLAKPPGSIPDFMPSAQRALYLRIQQKQQEEEERARRLAESSKQERENEEGDTGNWYSSDEDDGGSSVTSILKTLRQQSSGRAHPQPPHAELGPPSGVSDPRLQKPPAGGGGGGGRPADPRLRDPRLSRGADLSLPPLPGDSGPTDPRLARHIPSSAPKPEAPHSQKPPLLPDEEEGERVLRDKPVSIPLDALPPHSLRDPRSQLQQFSHIKKDVVLHKPNFARMILWSPEDLIPLPVPKQEFVPVPAALQAMPTLDPRLNRPQTGLSDPRQRGAAAADASSSSSSSSSSSSSASSGAGLPDFELLSRILKTVNAAGGPSPGDKPSDPRVRKAPADPRLQKSAETGVSRIAKSPETAAGGGEAAPAIAPYDPRLLTAGGLSKGSGQSSVLSAISLYDPRTPSSGKTSESPNEGNSASKSSDSGKTPAKTKEPLFVRRSALDQPETEKASAESATDRYNSYNRPRPKGTAGGPPAPETTPQPGVHNLPVPPVYGMVKQSAKSGSGSPFAGNSPARDGEQQDAASLKDVFKGFDPTASPFCQ; from the exons ATGAGCGTGGATTCGGGGAAGAATTTTCCCCCAATCGGTGTTTTCGGCGATACCGATAGTTCCTTAGCAGCCATGGCTCCTTCACCGCGTCCCCGCAGCGACTCTCCACG GGAGGATGGAGAACTGGAAGAAGGGGAGCTGGAGGACGACGGAGGGGAGGAGGCGCAGGATCCCTCCGAATCTCAAGAAAGAGGTcggaaggagaaaggggagaagcaCCACAGCGACTCGGATGACGAGAAAGCTCATCGGCGGATGAAGCGCAAGCGCcggaaagagagggagaaggagaagaggaggtccaagaagaaaaggaaatccaAACACAAG CGCCACGCGTCCTCCAGCGATGACTTCTCCGACTACAGCGAGGACTCGGACTTCAGTCCCGGGGAGAAGGGGCACAGGAAATACCGGGAGTACAGCCCCCCCTACTCCTCC TCCCACCAGCAGTATCCGTCCTCCCACAGCGCTCCCCTGCAGAAGAAGGGCTACTCGAAAATGGAGAGCAAAGCGTACGGCCTGTACGAGGACTACGAGAACGAGGAGTACGGCCAGTACGAgggggaggaggatgaagagatCGGCAAGGAGGACTACGACGACTTTGCGAAGGAGCTGAACCAGTACCGGAGGGCGAAGGAGGGCTCGCACCGCGGCCGAG GTGGCCGCGGGCGAGGCCGAGGGTACCGCGGGCGAGGCGGCCGAGGGGGAATGAGAGGAGGCCGAGGCATGGGCCGGGGCAACCGCGGGCGAGGCCGGGGCGACCAccccgaggaagaggaggagctgtACGACGAGGAGATGGAA TACTGCGAGAACGAGGAGCCCCTCGGCGACGACGACTACGACGACTACTCCAAGGAGCTCAACCAGTACCGCCGGAGCAAGGAGAACCGCGGGCGGG GGCTGAATCGAGGACGCGGGCGCGGCCCCCGAGGACGAGGAAATAAAGGGATGGGCAGAGGACGAGGCAGAGGCGGCAACAGGAGCGGGATGGGGAAAGGCGGCGGCATGAACGACGACGACGATTACTACGACGAGGACATGGGG GACGGAGGAGGCGGCGGAAATTACCGGCGGAACGACCACGACAAACCCCACCAGCAGTCGGATAAGAAAGGGAAAGTGATCTGCAAATACTTTGTGGAGGGCAGATGCACCTGG GGCGACCACTGCAATTTCAGTCACGACATCGAACTGCCAAAGAAACGGGAACTCTGCAAGTTCTACATCACCGGCTACTGCGCCAGGGCCGAGAACTGCCCCTACATGCACG GGGACTTCCCCTGCAAGCTCTTCCACACCACGGGCAACTGCATCAACGGGGACGACTGCATGTTTTCCCACGATCCCCTCACGGAGGAGACGCGGGAGCTCCTGGATAAG ATGCTGGCGGACGACGCCGAAGCGGGCGCAGAGGATGAGAAAGAAGTGGAGGAGCTGAAGAAACAGGGCATCAACCCTCTCCCCAAACCGCCCCCCGGCGTGGGCTtgcttcccacccccccccgccctcccgggCCGCCGGCTCCCACCTCTCCCAACGGCAGACTGATGCCCGGGGGTCCTCctccccctccgccgccgccgctgccgcccccggGGCCGCAGATGCCGCCGCCGATGCACGAGCCTCTGTCGccgcagcagctgcagcagcagcaggacatgtACAAGAAAATCCCTTCGCTCTTCGAGATCGTGGTACGGCCCACGGGGCAGCTGGCCGAGAAACTGGGCGTCAG gcACCCAGGTCCGCCTCCCCCCAGGTTCCCCGGGCCAGGAGGGCCCCCAGGACCGATGCCTGGCCCCATGCACCCCGACATGCACCCCGACATGCACCCCGACATGCACCCGGACATGCACCCCGACATGCACCCCGACATGCACCCCGATATGCACCCGGACATGCACCCGGACATGCCGATGGGTCCGGGAATGAATCCTGGCCCCCCCATGGGTCCGGGGCCCCCCATGATGCCCTACGGACCCGACGACTCCCCCCACTCCGGCATGATGCCGCCCGTCCCGCCGGCGCAAGGTTTTTACGATAATTTCTACCAGCAGCAAGAAGGTTTGGAGATGGATCACGGCATGATGGGAGACCCAG AAGACTACGGCGGGTACGAGGACATGGAAGGGCCTCCCGGGGAGCACATGTTCCCCGATCCGGCCCTGGATCACGACGCCCTGTGCGAGGGGGGCCCCTCCGGCTTGGCGAAACCTCCGGGCAGCATCCCCGATTTCATGCCGTCGGCGCAGAGAGCGCTTTACCTGCGCatccagcagaagcagcaggaggaagaggagagagcccGCAGATTAGCCGAGAGCAGCAAGCAGGAACGCGAGAACGAGGAAG gcGACACCGGGAACTGGTATTCCAGCGACGAAGACGACGGGGGCAGCAGCGTCACCTCCATCCTGAAAACCCTGCGGCAGCAAAGCTCCGGCCGagctcacccccagcccccccacgcCGAGCTCGGCCCCCCCTCGGGCGTCAGCGACCCTCGCCTGCAGAAgcccccggcgggggggggcggcggcggcggccgtcCCGCCGACCCGCGGCTCCGCGACCCCCGGCTTTCCCGCGGCGCCGACCTCTCCCTCCCGCCTCTGCCGGGGGATTCGGGCCCCACCGACCCCCGCCTGGCGCGACACATTCCCTCCTCCGCCCCCAAACCGGAGGCTCCTCATTCCCAGAAACCCCCCCTGCTCCCTGACGAGGAGGAAGGCGAGAGGGTTTTACGGGATAAACCCGTCAGCATCCCCTTGGATGCTCTCCCGCCTCATTCCCTGCGGGACCCTCGCTCCCAGCTCCAGCAGTTCAGCCACATCAAAAAAGACGTCGTCCTGCACAAACCCAACTTCGCCCGCATGATCCTCTGGAGCCCCGAGGACCTGATCCCGCTGCCCGTCCCCAAGCAGGAGTTtgtccccgtccccgccgcccTCCAGGCCATGCCCACCCTCGATCCGCGGCTCAACAGACCCCAAACGGGCCTTTCCGACCCCAGGCagcgcggggcagcggcggcggacgcctcctcctcctcctcgtcctcctcgtcttcctcctcctcggcctCCTCGGGCGCCGGCCTCCCCGATTTCGAGCTCTTATCGAGGATTTTAAAGACTGTGAACGCGGCCGGCGGCCCCTCGCCCGGCGACAAACCCAGCGATCCTCGCGTGCGCAAAGCCCCCGCCGACCCCCGCTTGCAAAAATCCGCGGAAACGGGGGTTTCTCGAATCGCTAAAAGCCCCGAaacggcggcgggggggggcgaggcCGCCCCGGCCATCGCTCCCTACGACCCGCGGCTGCTGACGGCCGGCGGGCTCAGCAAGGGCAGCGGCCAGAGCAGCGTCCTCAGCGCCATCAGCCTCTACGACCCCAGGACTCCCAGTTCGGGCAAAACCTCCGAATCTCCGAACGAAGGAAATTCCGCTTCGAAATCATCCGATTCCGGTAAAACCCCCGCTAAAACCAAGGAACCTCTTTTCGTCCGACGATCGGCTTTGGATCAACCCGAAACGGAGAAAGCGAGCGCCGAATCCGCCACGGACAGGTACAACAGTTACAACCGGCCTCGTCCCAAAGGCACCGCCGGGGGTCCCCCCgccccagaaaccaccccccaGCCCGGCGTCCAcaacctcccagtgcccccagtttaCGGAATGGTCAAACAAAGCGCCAAATCGGGCTCGGGGAGCCCCTTCGCGGGGAACAGCCCGGCGCGGGACGGCGAGCAGCAGGACGCCGCCTCCCTCAAAGACGTCTTCAAGGGCTTCGACCCCACGGCTTCGCCTTTTTGccagtaa